One genomic window of Sodaliphilus pleomorphus includes the following:
- a CDS encoding TolB family protein, which produces MKKLLFVITALLAVAASAQVTVVDSSQMALTDSDAFFPQLYLGSPRSMLMYSSYEAARLMLKPLDGTSAQVVSDNGFPGFSGRFTPDGKVCYVTMQRGDNNLIYRTGHLYDPATGRDKVVLKPQHGAVKAIVGSKGVAIVGEKKSWNLKKAGLLCWTQGPNLYVARNGKVRTLHPVDGVTGYLWSSISPDGTKIAFVAAGKGLYVCDLNGKVLYELGLFLMPCWLGSNHIVAMSNSGNVRLTGSHIYVMTVDGKRTDVLVEDAQSIQPMTIGNTVVYTTREGQVRWLKVKLENDK; this is translated from the coding sequence ATGAAAAAACTTCTTTTTGTTATTACCGCCTTGCTCGCAGTAGCGGCAAGCGCACAGGTGACAGTTGTCGACAGCAGCCAGATGGCCTTGACCGACAGCGACGCGTTTTTCCCGCAGCTCTACCTGGGGTCGCCCAGGTCCATGCTCATGTATTCATCCTACGAGGCTGCACGCCTCATGCTCAAGCCGCTCGACGGCACAAGCGCCCAAGTCGTGAGCGACAACGGCTTCCCCGGCTTCTCGGGGCGGTTCACTCCCGACGGCAAAGTGTGCTATGTGACGATGCAGCGTGGCGACAACAATCTCATCTACCGCACAGGCCACCTTTATGATCCCGCCACTGGCCGCGACAAGGTTGTGCTCAAGCCACAGCATGGAGCCGTAAAGGCCATCGTGGGCAGCAAGGGCGTAGCCATTGTGGGCGAAAAGAAATCTTGGAATTTAAAAAAGGCCGGGCTGCTGTGCTGGACGCAGGGTCCCAACCTCTATGTGGCACGCAACGGCAAGGTGCGCACCCTGCACCCCGTGGACGGTGTCACAGGCTACCTGTGGTCGTCGATTTCGCCCGATGGCACCAAAATTGCCTTTGTGGCCGCCGGCAAGGGGCTCTATGTGTGTGACCTGAATGGCAAAGTGCTCTATGAGCTGGGGCTTTTCCTCATGCCGTGCTGGCTGGGCAGCAACCACATTGTGGCCATGAGCAACAGCGGCAACGTTCGCCTCACGGGTTCGCACATCTATGTGATGACCGTCGACGGGAAGCGCACCGATGTGCTGGTCGAGGATGCACAATCTATCCAGCCCATGACCATTGGCAACACCGTGGTCTACACCACGCGCGAGGGCCAGGTGCGCTGGCTGAAAGTGAAACTTGAAAACGACAAATGA
- a CDS encoding Ig-like domain-containing protein, translating into MKKCLLILSVQLVAAVLGASYVMANTEKPHVYINPGHGGHDSDDRNVATPNFAAGDTSGFWESNASLKKGIALKQILEKKGYTTSISRVTNTSESDLDLSTIVELCNQSGADVFYAIHSNATGAGEGYRINYPIGLYRGYTGQPEIAGSDSLTACLGPYLLANKSTVWSNENYYMYGDWTFYPQWGYHVGLGVLRGNKAVSMLDEGSFHDYIPEAERLINPDYCWVEGWNFSLGADKFFNRLDKFDLGIVTGNIRDDRVIRNGNYVKLGDDNRVPVDGARVQLLDESGNVVQSTTTDSLDDGIYLFKYVEPGKYTVAVSDSSHFSMTKEVTVAANAPVYCNFDLKRVRNTAPRVLSYSPVWHENDAAVKCNTPVVLQFNWDMDTESTQQAFSISPAVEGTFTWEDTNYRMVFTPTDAYDTNTVYTVTLHKSARHGGGTPMDSDFTFQFRTQDRNHIYPLAVFPYEGAQVHYKAGQYVEFRTDSMLNAYNIASYFHVYDKDGNELSYNKRNVKYGKRGDDYGYCRLSLLKALTPGESYRLVVDKALSDTAGLHLENQESCNFTAVDAGEAKSGTVVDDFESTANYNVMLTDCVGSPSGTVSASSDKLFGSHSLQFAYQFYPDTTACYARQIVIEYQEPAATTFTHGDEIGVHINGDMSYNTLYAFFEPVGTTAQSPWVRVALSKIDYHGWHYATARTDSLEAGVAYRLSGLQLVKNDSKMGYSGTIKIDNLLKLPSTAVNSITAGKSLVKVGPVPASDYIVGSADGFIDGVELVNAAGQLVARNAANFVNVSNVAPGVYFLRVYMAGRATTHKVIVKH; encoded by the coding sequence ATGAAAAAATGTCTTTTAATCTTATCGGTGCAGCTCGTTGCTGCAGTGCTGGGTGCAAGCTATGTCATGGCCAACACCGAGAAGCCTCATGTGTATATCAACCCAGGCCATGGCGGCCACGACAGCGACGACCGCAATGTGGCCACGCCCAACTTTGCCGCCGGCGACACCAGTGGTTTCTGGGAGTCGAACGCCAGCTTGAAAAAAGGCATCGCCTTGAAGCAGATTTTGGAGAAAAAAGGCTACACCACGAGTATTTCGCGTGTGACCAACACTTCTGAGAGCGACCTCGACTTGTCGACTATCGTGGAATTGTGCAACCAGAGCGGAGCCGATGTGTTTTATGCCATCCACAGCAACGCCACCGGTGCTGGCGAGGGCTACCGCATCAACTACCCCATAGGTCTCTACCGTGGCTACACGGGCCAGCCCGAGATTGCCGGTTCCGACTCGCTCACCGCCTGCCTGGGTCCCTACCTGCTGGCCAACAAGAGCACGGTGTGGAGCAACGAGAACTATTACATGTATGGCGACTGGACTTTCTACCCCCAGTGGGGCTATCATGTGGGATTGGGCGTGCTGCGCGGCAACAAGGCTGTCTCCATGCTCGATGAGGGCTCGTTTCATGACTATATCCCCGAGGCCGAGCGGCTCATCAATCCCGACTACTGCTGGGTGGAGGGGTGGAATTTCTCACTCGGTGCCGACAAGTTCTTCAATCGCCTCGACAAGTTTGACCTGGGTATCGTCACAGGCAACATTCGCGACGACCGCGTGATACGCAATGGCAACTATGTGAAGCTGGGCGACGACAACCGCGTGCCCGTAGATGGCGCCCGCGTGCAGCTGCTTGACGAATCGGGCAATGTGGTGCAAAGCACAACGACCGACTCGCTCGACGACGGCATCTACCTTTTCAAGTATGTGGAGCCGGGCAAGTATACTGTCGCAGTGAGCGACTCGTCGCATTTCTCAATGACCAAGGAAGTCACCGTTGCTGCCAATGCCCCTGTGTATTGCAACTTCGACCTCAAGCGTGTGCGCAACACAGCCCCTCGCGTGCTCAGCTACAGCCCCGTGTGGCACGAGAACGATGCTGCCGTGAAGTGTAACACCCCTGTGGTGCTGCAGTTCAATTGGGACATGGATACTGAGTCGACGCAACAGGCATTCAGCATCTCACCTGCTGTCGAGGGCACCTTCACATGGGAGGACACCAACTACCGCATGGTCTTTACCCCGACCGATGCCTACGACACCAACACGGTCTACACTGTCACCCTCCACAAGAGTGCTCGGCACGGCGGCGGCACACCCATGGACAGCGACTTTACTTTCCAGTTCCGCACACAGGACCGCAACCACATCTATCCCCTTGCCGTATTCCCCTATGAGGGAGCTCAAGTGCATTACAAGGCTGGCCAGTATGTTGAGTTCCGCACCGACTCGATGCTCAATGCCTACAACATCGCCAGCTACTTCCACGTCTACGACAAGGATGGCAATGAGCTGAGCTACAACAAGCGCAATGTGAAGTACGGCAAGCGTGGCGACGACTATGGCTACTGCCGCCTCTCGCTGCTCAAAGCGCTCACACCTGGCGAGAGCTACCGCTTGGTCGTCGACAAGGCGTTGAGCGACACTGCCGGCTTGCACCTGGAGAATCAGGAGTCCTGCAACTTCACAGCCGTCGATGCAGGCGAGGCCAAGAGTGGCACTGTCGTCGACGACTTTGAGTCGACTGCCAACTACAATGTGATGCTCACCGACTGTGTGGGCAGCCCCTCGGGCACGGTTTCGGCTTCAAGCGACAAGCTCTTTGGCTCCCACAGCTTGCAGTTTGCCTATCAGTTCTATCCCGACACCACGGCTTGCTATGCGCGCCAGATTGTGATTGAATACCAGGAGCCCGCGGCAACAACCTTTACCCATGGCGACGAGATAGGCGTCCACATCAACGGCGACATGAGCTACAACACGCTCTACGCATTCTTCGAACCCGTTGGCACGACCGCTCAATCGCCGTGGGTGAGGGTGGCCTTGAGCAAAATCGACTACCACGGGTGGCATTATGCCACGGCCAGGACCGACAGCCTTGAGGCAGGCGTTGCCTATCGCTTGTCGGGGTTGCAGCTGGTAAAGAACGATAGCAAGATGGGCTACTCGGGCACGATCAAAATCGACAACCTGCTCAAGTTGCCCTCGACTGCAGTTAACTCAATCACGGCCGGCAAGTCTCTTGTCAAGGTTGGCCCTGTGCCGGCGAGCGACTATATCGTGGGTAGCGCCGATGGCTTTATCGACGGGGTTGAACTCGTCAACGCTGCCGGGCAACTCGTGGCACGCAACGCTGCCAATTTTGTGAATGTGAGCAATGTGGCTCCAGGCGTCTATTTCTTGCGGGTTTACATGGCGGGTCGCGCTACAACTCACAAGGTGATAGTGAAACACTAA
- a CDS encoding N-acetylmuramoyl-L-alanine amidase, whose protein sequence is MNFNSKIFLLASLALVCAVPLKAQSKVTAQPAPVRPRVFINPGHGGHDSNDRPEPFFNEGMQQRVPYYESDSNLAEGQALYDILRNKGYEVYMSRFNNTSQDDLYLFEISQMALAYGADVFFAIHSNDTGTSRRTNIPLALFRGYTDREAAEGSKELALTVVKNLRNNQTSQWTGDGLARGDWSFYSWGYGVGLGVLRWNKVPGMLVESAFHDYLPERERFLNKDYSWNNAWLHSISLDEFFHRQGINQGVISGVVRYDYQRKGARVTTFGDDRYQPVNNIPVELCTPDGSVIASYQTDSYNNGFYSFTGLKPGNYTVEVDGAPSHPVTVKANAATYCNITIATIKQQGDTTSVNVDVAQ, encoded by the coding sequence ATGAATTTCAATAGCAAGATATTTCTACTCGCAAGCCTTGCACTGGTGTGTGCAGTGCCCCTCAAGGCACAAAGCAAGGTCACGGCACAGCCCGCGCCCGTGCGCCCGCGAGTGTTCATCAATCCTGGTCACGGCGGTCACGATTCCAACGACCGGCCCGAGCCATTCTTCAACGAGGGCATGCAGCAACGTGTGCCCTACTATGAAAGCGACAGCAATCTGGCCGAGGGTCAGGCACTCTACGACATCTTGCGCAACAAGGGCTACGAGGTGTACATGTCGCGCTTCAACAACACCTCGCAAGACGACCTCTACCTGTTTGAAATAAGCCAGATGGCGCTTGCCTATGGTGCCGATGTGTTTTTTGCCATTCACAGCAACGACACGGGCACGTCGCGGCGCACCAACATTCCGCTTGCCCTCTTCCGCGGCTACACCGACCGTGAGGCCGCCGAGGGCAGCAAGGAGCTTGCTCTCACAGTTGTGAAAAACCTGCGCAACAACCAGACCTCGCAGTGGACGGGCGACGGCCTTGCCCGCGGCGACTGGAGCTTCTACAGCTGGGGCTATGGCGTGGGACTGGGCGTGCTGCGCTGGAACAAGGTGCCCGGCATGCTTGTGGAGTCGGCTTTCCACGATTACCTGCCCGAGCGCGAGCGTTTTCTCAACAAGGATTACTCCTGGAACAATGCTTGGCTTCACAGCATCTCGCTCGACGAGTTCTTTCACCGCCAGGGCATCAACCAGGGCGTGATATCGGGTGTGGTGCGTTACGACTACCAGCGCAAGGGTGCTCGTGTCACCACATTCGGCGACGATCGCTACCAGCCTGTCAACAACATTCCTGTCGAACTGTGCACCCCCGATGGCTCAGTTATTGCCAGCTACCAGACCGACAGTTACAACAACGGTTTCTACTCGTTTACCGGCTTGAAGCCTGGCAACTACACCGTCGAGGTGGATGGCGCGCCAAGTCACCCTGTCACCGTAAAGGCCAATGCTGCAACCTACTGCAACATTACCATCGCTACAATCAAGCAGCAGGGCGACACTACCAGCGTGAACGTCGATGTGGCTCAGTGA
- a CDS encoding PD40 domain-containing protein: protein MKRLFFVLAVGLALVAHGQVAVVTSNERVPGIDEPGFYPQLSQDGRRLVYSSGEAQGLRLYDFDSHRSTTISDGNGAGLGAKFGPDGNVYYVTQALGDGNLVYRTGHCYNVAQHTSQVVLEAQHGAVRAVAGRGGVAIRGSKRSYASSRNMGTSVYTEGSKVYITTAGKTVAYSPVESWAGYIWPSLSPDGKKVAFVAAEKGVVVIDLTGRVLAMLGKYQMPAWYNNDYIVAQNAHDDGHQFTSSQIMLLKADGTCKQALTASTSMTMQPASAAGRIVYTTIDGLLYEMTIAINPQNSASR from the coding sequence ATGAAACGATTGTTTTTTGTTTTGGCCGTAGGCCTTGCCTTGGTGGCACACGGGCAGGTTGCCGTGGTCACGAGCAACGAGCGTGTGCCGGGCATCGACGAGCCGGGCTTTTACCCCCAGTTGAGCCAGGACGGGCGTAGGCTTGTCTATTCCTCGGGCGAGGCCCAGGGATTGCGACTCTATGATTTCGACAGCCATAGGAGCACCACCATAAGCGACGGCAATGGCGCCGGCCTGGGTGCTAAATTTGGTCCCGATGGCAATGTCTACTATGTGACCCAGGCTCTGGGCGACGGCAACCTGGTGTATCGCACAGGGCACTGCTACAATGTGGCACAGCACACCAGTCAGGTCGTGCTTGAGGCTCAGCATGGCGCCGTGCGTGCCGTGGCTGGCCGCGGCGGTGTTGCCATCAGGGGCAGCAAGCGCAGCTACGCCTCGTCGCGCAACATGGGCACTTCGGTCTACACCGAGGGGTCTAAGGTTTACATAACCACTGCTGGCAAGACGGTGGCCTACAGCCCAGTCGAGTCGTGGGCTGGCTATATATGGCCCTCGCTCTCGCCCGACGGCAAGAAAGTAGCCTTTGTGGCTGCCGAGAAGGGGGTCGTCGTCATCGACCTCACGGGCAGGGTGCTGGCCATGCTGGGCAAGTACCAGATGCCTGCTTGGTACAACAACGACTACATTGTTGCACAGAATGCTCACGACGACGGGCATCAGTTCACCTCGTCGCAAATCATGCTGCTCAAGGCCGACGGCACCTGCAAGCAGGCCTTGACGGCCTCAACATCGATGACGATGCAACCCGCCAGTGCGGCTGGCCGCATTGTGTATACCACCATCGACGGCCTGCTCTATGAAATGACTATTGCAATCAATCCACAAAATTCTGCGTCGCGATGA
- a CDS encoding N-acetylmuramoyl-L-alanine amidase, whose protein sequence is MKTNTIARYILILAAAAMCAGTAAAGRKANSEKPRVYVNPGHGGHDDDDRYEPFYNQAAHDTVDYYESDSNLGVGNALVDLLRKKGYDVYTSRVNNGTYDDLDLFEICQLAEDSGADMFFCIHSNDTGTDVRVNFPLALYHGWTGKPVSAGSDSIASYVMRRLYASKATCWSREPMISGDWTFYPQWGYRTGLGVLRYNKLPGMLSEAVYHDYLPERERLLNKDYNWLEGWLHSLAIDEYFGRLGNYGKGSISGIVRYNQLRVDSAMTKTYGDDAYQPVSGAVVRLFDAKGKELRTYTTDHLNNGYYLFGDLNPGEYVIKVDGIAQRASKVSVRANAPSYCNIFF, encoded by the coding sequence ATGAAAACGAATACAATAGCTCGATATATCTTGATTCTGGCAGCGGCTGCCATGTGTGCAGGCACTGCTGCGGCAGGGCGCAAGGCCAACAGCGAGAAGCCTCGCGTCTATGTCAATCCTGGCCACGGCGGCCATGACGACGACGACCGCTATGAGCCTTTCTACAACCAGGCAGCGCACGACACTGTCGACTACTATGAGAGCGATTCCAATCTGGGCGTGGGCAACGCCCTTGTCGACTTGCTCAGAAAGAAAGGCTACGATGTGTATACCTCGAGAGTGAACAATGGCACCTACGACGACCTCGACCTCTTTGAGATATGCCAGCTGGCCGAGGACAGCGGCGCCGACATGTTCTTCTGCATCCACAGCAACGACACTGGCACCGATGTCCGCGTCAACTTCCCCCTTGCCCTCTACCACGGCTGGACAGGCAAGCCGGTGTCGGCAGGCAGCGACAGCATTGCCAGCTATGTGATGCGTCGCCTCTATGCCAGCAAGGCAACGTGCTGGTCACGCGAGCCCATGATATCGGGCGACTGGACTTTCTATCCCCAGTGGGGCTACCGCACCGGCCTGGGCGTGCTGCGCTACAACAAGCTGCCCGGCATGTTGAGCGAGGCTGTGTACCACGATTACCTGCCCGAGCGCGAGCGTCTGCTCAACAAGGACTACAACTGGCTCGAGGGTTGGCTTCACAGCCTGGCCATCGATGAGTATTTTGGCCGTCTCGGCAACTATGGCAAGGGCTCGATATCGGGCATTGTGCGCTACAACCAGTTGCGCGTCGACTCGGCCATGACCAAGACCTATGGCGATGATGCCTATCAGCCAGTGAGCGGCGCGGTTGTGCGCCTCTTCGACGCCAAGGGCAAGGAGCTGCGCACCTACACTACCGATCACCTCAACAATGGCTACTACCTGTTTGGCGACTTAAATCCAGGCGAGTATGTGATCAAGGTCGATGGCATTGCCCAGCGTGCCAGCAAGGTGAGCGTGAGGGCCAACGCCCCGAGCTATTGCAACATCTTCTTTTGA
- the amrB gene encoding AmmeMemoRadiSam system protein B, producing MHKIIVFAILLTMMCGTIQGITSGPHSQRKVRQAAVAGQFYSANPVKLKADVTAAFRANAAVRPVDGVQAVIVPHAGYVFSARVAAAAYAAIAPTARYERIILLGPSHCVYLNKASVATLYRQYATPLGRVEVDTAACDAIEASSPVFTCDERAHSREHCLEVQLPLLQSRLKTMPPIVPILVATSDVQQLQRIAQALKPYFNEKNLFVISSDFSHYPSCDDARVVDKATGQAVMTGRCDDFVKALDRNRARGIDSLVTSACGEAAIATLLLMSQGDQSVKIKHAAYSNSGDSPYGSRDRVVGYHSFVFYREPSPAVAFSLTEADKQELKKIARASIESAFGRPAYVPGRLSPALQCKCGAFVTLNKCGRLRGCIGHFGQDVPLYKIVEHMARAAAFEDPRFDRLRRDELDSIEIEISVLTPMRRIHDISEFKLHRDGIYIKKGSRAGTFLPQVADEVNWTKEEFLGHCARDKAGLGWDGWRTAQLYTYQAIVF from the coding sequence ATGCATAAAATCATTGTTTTTGCCATATTGTTGACCATGATGTGTGGAACTATACAAGGAATTACGAGTGGGCCGCACTCCCAGCGCAAGGTGCGCCAGGCTGCGGTAGCAGGCCAGTTCTATAGTGCCAACCCTGTGAAGTTGAAAGCCGATGTTACAGCCGCTTTCAGAGCCAACGCTGCAGTGCGGCCGGTCGACGGCGTGCAGGCTGTGATTGTGCCGCATGCCGGCTATGTGTTCTCGGCGCGAGTGGCTGCCGCGGCCTATGCTGCGATTGCGCCCACGGCCCGTTACGAGCGCATCATTCTGCTCGGCCCCAGCCATTGCGTTTATTTGAACAAGGCTTCGGTAGCAACGCTTTATCGCCAGTATGCTACCCCGCTGGGTCGTGTCGAGGTCGACACTGCTGCGTGCGATGCCATCGAGGCCTCGAGCCCTGTGTTCACTTGCGACGAGCGTGCCCACAGCCGTGAACATTGCCTTGAAGTGCAATTGCCGCTTTTACAAAGCCGGCTCAAGACCATGCCTCCCATCGTGCCCATACTCGTTGCCACCAGCGATGTGCAGCAACTGCAACGCATCGCCCAAGCATTGAAGCCATACTTCAACGAGAAAAACCTGTTTGTCATCAGCAGCGACTTCTCGCACTATCCTTCCTGCGACGATGCCCGTGTTGTCGACAAGGCTACCGGCCAGGCCGTGATGACTGGCCGTTGCGACGACTTTGTGAAGGCGCTCGACCGCAATCGCGCCCGGGGCATCGACTCGCTGGTCACAAGTGCCTGCGGCGAGGCTGCCATTGCCACCTTGCTGCTCATGAGCCAGGGCGACCAGTCGGTCAAAATCAAGCATGCCGCCTACAGCAACTCGGGCGATTCTCCTTATGGGAGCCGCGATAGGGTGGTGGGCTACCACTCGTTTGTGTTCTATCGAGAGCCTTCGCCGGCTGTAGCCTTCTCCCTCACCGAGGCCGACAAGCAAGAGCTCAAGAAAATTGCCCGGGCAAGCATTGAGTCGGCCTTTGGCCGCCCTGCCTATGTGCCAGGCCGCCTGTCGCCGGCGCTGCAATGCAAGTGCGGAGCTTTTGTGACACTCAACAAGTGCGGCCGGCTGCGTGGCTGCATAGGCCACTTCGGCCAGGACGTGCCACTCTACAAAATCGTGGAGCACATGGCCAGGGCGGCAGCCTTCGAGGACCCGCGATTTGACAGGCTGCGCCGCGATGAGCTCGACAGCATCGAGATAGAAATCTCGGTGTTGACTCCCATGAGGCGCATCCACGACATCTCAGAGTTTAAGCTGCATCGCGATGGCATCTACATCAAGAAAGGCAGCCGTGCCGGCACATTCCTGCCCCAGGTTGCCGATGAGGTGAACTGGACCAAAGAGGAGTTTCTGGGCCATTGTGCTCGCGACAAGGCGGGACTAGGCTGGGACGGATGGCGCACGGCACAGCTCTATACCTATCAAGCTATAGTGTTTTGA
- the amrS gene encoding AmmeMemoRadiSam system radical SAM enzyme, whose amino-acid sequence MKECLFYTRLGDGSVRCDLCAHRCTLASGQRGLCKSRRNAGGVMVSDVYGHPCALAVDPVEKKPLAMFYPGTRCLSMACSGCNLRCLNCQNHDISQAAPCEVHSSDVSPEAMVGMALERGLPSIAYTYTEPLTYIEYVLEIARLAHRHGLYNILVSAGYVNAQPLNELAPLIDAANIDLKAFDDMIYVRQCGAHLQPVLDTLLTLKAAGTHLEITHLLIPQVNDDMTMFNAMCRWLVDNGLAGCPLHLTRFFPCYRMLDSIATPRSTLLEARDIALRAGIEHVFLGNI is encoded by the coding sequence ATGAAGGAGTGCTTGTTCTACACCCGTCTCGGCGACGGGAGCGTGAGATGCGACCTGTGTGCGCACCGTTGCACGCTGGCCAGCGGGCAGCGTGGCCTGTGCAAGAGTCGCCGCAATGCCGGCGGGGTGATGGTGAGCGATGTGTATGGGCACCCCTGTGCCTTGGCGGTCGACCCGGTCGAAAAGAAGCCACTGGCCATGTTCTACCCAGGCACGCGATGCCTGTCGATGGCGTGCTCGGGGTGCAACCTGCGCTGTCTCAACTGTCAGAACCACGACATCTCACAGGCAGCTCCGTGCGAGGTGCACAGCAGCGATGTGAGCCCCGAGGCTATGGTCGGCATGGCTCTTGAACGCGGCCTGCCCAGCATTGCCTATACCTATACCGAGCCGCTCACCTATATCGAGTATGTGCTCGAGATTGCCCGCCTGGCCCATAGGCACGGGCTGTACAACATTCTGGTCTCGGCAGGCTATGTCAACGCGCAACCGCTCAATGAGCTCGCCCCGCTCATCGATGCTGCCAATATCGATTTGAAAGCCTTCGACGACATGATCTATGTGAGGCAGTGCGGTGCTCACCTGCAGCCTGTGCTCGACACCTTGCTCACCTTGAAAGCTGCCGGCACCCATCTCGAGATCACCCACTTGCTCATTCCGCAGGTCAACGACGACATGACCATGTTCAACGCTATGTGCCGCTGGCTTGTCGACAACGGCTTGGCTGGCTGCCCGTTGCACCTAACCCGGTTTTTCCCGTGTTACCGCATGCTCGATTCAATTGCCACGCCGCGCTCCACACTGCTCGAGGCACGCGACATTGCCCTGCGCGCTGGGATTGAGCATGTTTTCTTAGGCAATATTTAG